Proteins encoded together in one uncultured Sphaerochaeta sp. window:
- a CDS encoding LytTR family DNA-binding domain-containing protein → MLDIVICDDDPGQLELLASFTAEYMQKHHIGASIQQFLHPDALLRSCEMQRFHIYILDIVMPMFNGIEVGKTIREHDQSAFILYTTSEPGFALQSFEAKPFDYLLKPIDKQLFHETLHLVVAKLAKTDDGTWVIKTHEGMRVLRLSEILYCEYRDHTVTYTLMGAKTLTTKVIKGSFSNHIECLLQDERFLRPHVSFVVNMDYIEGFSKTKFTLRGGYMVPITTKHYPVVRDTYMNYLAKQRHI, encoded by the coding sequence ATGCTAGATATTGTCATATGCGATGATGATCCCGGCCAGTTGGAACTGCTTGCTTCCTTCACAGCTGAGTATATGCAAAAGCATCATATTGGGGCTTCCATCCAACAATTCCTGCATCCGGATGCACTCTTGCGAAGCTGTGAAATGCAGCGGTTCCATATATATATCCTGGACATAGTAATGCCCATGTTCAATGGGATTGAAGTAGGCAAGACCATCCGTGAGCACGACCAGTCGGCATTTATTCTCTATACCACTTCTGAACCTGGCTTTGCCCTGCAATCGTTTGAGGCCAAGCCCTTCGACTATCTTCTCAAACCGATTGATAAACAACTATTTCATGAAACGCTGCATCTGGTAGTGGCAAAACTCGCCAAAACGGATGATGGTACCTGGGTAATTAAGACCCATGAGGGAATGAGAGTCCTCAGGCTATCGGAAATACTGTACTGTGAATATAGAGACCATACAGTCACCTATACGCTTATGGGAGCGAAAACCCTTACAACGAAGGTCATCAAAGGGTCTTTCTCAAACCATATCGAATGCTTATTACAAGACGAACGTTTTTTACGGCCACATGTCTCTTTTGTTGTTAATATGGATTACATTGAAGGGTTCTCCAAAACCAAGTTCACCCTACGTGGCGGATACATGGTTCCTATTACAACCAAACATTACCCTGTAGTACGGGATACCTATATGAATTATCTAGCAAAGCAGAGACATATATAA
- a CDS encoding AMP-binding protein produces MRTKDSFTPWDKLYPYKGTMYHATWPTLKELFEITVERFGSRVCWKEFVPKPVSYTYSEALPIVKGIASWLLSSGIRKGDKVIVSGKNSVAWGFGYFAVIFAGATVVPLDNALSDEDFIRLAKFSDSVAMLTDSNRLKNVASELPMKAVACLEENGPAEWIMHKSAEYVEPEPCGEDDIAQILFTSGTTGTPKGVMLTHRNLVSDIFLSQANMNIFETDVFYAILPIHHAYTLLAVFLEAVGVGASVVFGKKLVVSQMLKDLKEGEVTMFLGVPMLFNKMYGAVMAGLKQKGRLVYGTIRGLMGISGWLKRTFGLNVGKHWFKFLLKRLSLDTNRICICGGGPLPASTFRGFNELGIDFVQGYGLTETSPITHLNPIYAFKESSVGKVVAGTECKIVDPDEDGNGLIFIRGPQVMKGYYKHPEATAEVLDQDGWLNTGDIGQVDEENYLFLSGRAKSVIVSEGGKNIFPEEIEDKFQLYTEIEQLCVIGYIKDKQSAGEHVRVIIFPSQAFAEGKTAEAIQERMEQIVKEVNATLLPYKRIEMVSVADEPLSMTSSKKVRRAEVSKRYEIA; encoded by the coding sequence ATGAGAACAAAAGATTCCTTCACACCATGGGACAAGCTGTATCCCTATAAGGGCACGATGTACCATGCAACGTGGCCTACCCTCAAGGAACTTTTTGAGATAACCGTCGAACGCTTTGGCAGTCGGGTCTGTTGGAAAGAGTTCGTTCCAAAACCTGTTTCCTATACCTATAGTGAAGCCCTTCCCATCGTGAAAGGAATTGCCTCTTGGCTTCTCAGTTCTGGTATCAGAAAGGGAGACAAGGTCATTGTCAGTGGAAAGAACAGCGTGGCATGGGGATTCGGATATTTTGCTGTCATATTCGCAGGAGCCACTGTGGTACCCTTGGACAATGCATTAAGCGATGAGGATTTCATACGACTCGCAAAGTTCTCCGATTCTGTCGCGATGCTTACCGATAGCAACAGACTGAAGAACGTTGCTTCAGAACTTCCCATGAAGGCAGTTGCATGTCTTGAGGAGAACGGGCCGGCTGAATGGATCATGCACAAGAGCGCCGAATATGTCGAGCCTGAACCATGTGGTGAGGATGATATTGCACAGATTCTCTTTACCTCCGGGACAACCGGGACTCCGAAGGGAGTCATGTTGACCCATAGGAACCTTGTCTCAGACATCTTCCTCTCGCAGGCAAACATGAATATTTTCGAGACAGACGTGTTCTATGCAATTCTGCCGATACACCATGCCTATACGCTCCTTGCGGTATTTCTTGAAGCTGTGGGTGTTGGGGCATCCGTGGTATTCGGCAAGAAACTTGTTGTATCGCAGATGCTCAAGGATCTGAAGGAAGGAGAGGTAACCATGTTCCTCGGCGTTCCAATGCTCTTCAACAAGATGTATGGAGCTGTTATGGCTGGGTTGAAACAAAAGGGCAGGCTTGTATACGGAACCATACGGGGCCTTATGGGCATCTCTGGGTGGCTCAAGAGAACGTTTGGCCTCAACGTGGGAAAGCATTGGTTCAAGTTCCTGCTCAAGAGACTCTCGCTCGACACCAACAGGATCTGTATTTGCGGGGGTGGACCGCTTCCTGCATCGACGTTCAGGGGATTCAACGAACTCGGTATTGATTTCGTACAAGGGTATGGTCTTACCGAGACCTCGCCCATCACACATCTCAATCCCATCTATGCGTTCAAGGAATCCTCTGTCGGGAAGGTGGTTGCAGGTACCGAGTGCAAGATAGTCGACCCTGACGAGGATGGAAACGGACTGATCTTCATTCGTGGCCCCCAGGTGATGAAAGGATACTACAAGCATCCCGAGGCCACAGCTGAGGTTCTTGACCAGGATGGATGGCTCAATACAGGGGATATTGGACAGGTGGATGAGGAGAACTACCTTTTCCTGAGTGGGAGGGCAAAATCAGTGATCGTGAGCGAGGGAGGGAAGAACATTTTCCCAGAAGAGATTGAGGACAAATTCCAGCTCTACACAGAGATTGAGCAGCTGTGTGTCATTGGGTACATCAAGGACAAGCAAAGCGCCGGTGAGCATGTGAGGGTCATCATCTTCCCCTCCCAGGCATTTGCCGAAGGAAAGACTGCCGAAGCGATACAGGAGAGAATGGAGCAGATAGTCAAAGAGGTCAACGCTACCCTTCTTCCCTATAAGAGGATAGAGATGGTCTCGGTGGCTGATGAACCGCTATCCATGACCTCATCCAAGAAGGTCCGTCGTGCTGAGGTCTCGAAGCGATATGAGATTGCCTGA
- a CDS encoding type I restriction-modification system subunit M, whose protein sequence is MLRSRSDMRLPEGEVRENTEILSARAWKIAEVLEQRFPGWDSRRYIIAMLIYRYLSQEMEQFAEDQPELVLHQKRYRTMDDEEAEALTAKASSTIGFFIPPSGLFCNVYRDAPRDGDLGKTLEWVFSDIEESAVGYASESVFRNLSSHLAKDEIELGAVPRTRKQKLYTLMKAVSSISPKAISDMTSTFEHLLDQYSRPQATGDGIFEARLVPDLLILLVSRGSKSIQSFYDPYCGTGVLLSHARFRLAEGGCLYGQSEMIPEYNMARFFMFLIHLDPTRFSLAYGDSLTSFESFGGRTFDAIASILPVRKRWARDEDSSLVKDSRFSPAGVLAPKAKTDLAYVMHSVSCLSERGTAAFALGEGALSRERAEKTIRSWLLDNNLVDAVIRLPAYGHHADTMHRHVLVIRKGRREDTILFIDASSQTRDKRPSFILISEISHIYNERKEVPHYACLVDRKEVMENRCDLRPFHYVESSHPCEGEGENSLITAIEKTDSELASLAVPPTALASLGRKLDKAPLLPVGNVAAIKGGKNIRSHAFTDSPEGIEYVRISDLANSSSDCLLVSSSVLRISPKVTTARMFDRDTVLIPKHATSIKSGRRGILAKSSAVDGNLLCLVPQEGVREEYLLHAFGAWARGVWLKRTNHKGVLRCSDANDAMIRVPPMGVQKQVSETIRSLEASERLLEKRISLLRKRLAIRLEELMASIHDAPHFPVSAVAEVSKIPGYKYNKFVRYADSGACIALRGCNVKNGRLDLSDAQRLDDTVLHEISSALLHTGDILFTYVGSLGHAAVIDCDDLYYLEPGVALIRVDKTKLLPAYLFYWYLNSPDYRVREERYVSRRNIPFDRIRNFKIGLPPLERQRDIVEELEREYMARIIKSERALSEVHTSLEMLVSKLAL, encoded by the coding sequence GTGCTGAGGTCTCGAAGCGATATGAGATTGCCTGAAGGTGAAGTGAGAGAAAACACAGAGATACTTTCCGCCAGGGCATGGAAGATAGCCGAGGTTCTGGAGCAACGTTTTCCTGGTTGGGACTCCCGTCGATACATCATTGCAATGCTTATCTATCGGTATCTCTCCCAGGAAATGGAGCAGTTCGCAGAAGATCAACCGGAACTGGTGTTGCATCAGAAGCGATACAGAACCATGGATGACGAGGAGGCAGAAGCGCTTACAGCGAAAGCCTCTTCCACAATTGGGTTCTTCATTCCTCCAAGCGGTCTCTTCTGTAATGTGTATCGGGATGCCCCAAGAGATGGGGATCTGGGGAAGACCTTGGAATGGGTCTTCTCCGATATTGAGGAATCAGCGGTCGGATACGCAAGTGAGAGCGTCTTCAGGAACCTCTCAAGTCATCTTGCTAAAGATGAAATTGAACTGGGTGCTGTTCCCAGAACAAGAAAGCAGAAGCTATACACCTTGATGAAGGCCGTCTCAAGTATCAGTCCAAAGGCCATTTCCGATATGACAAGTACCTTTGAGCACCTGCTTGACCAGTATTCCAGGCCTCAGGCAACAGGAGACGGGATATTCGAAGCACGGCTTGTACCTGACTTGCTTATACTCCTTGTGAGCAGGGGAAGTAAGTCCATACAGTCATTCTATGACCCCTACTGTGGAACAGGTGTGCTCTTATCCCATGCACGCTTCCGCCTTGCCGAGGGGGGCTGTTTGTATGGCCAGAGCGAAATGATACCAGAGTACAACATGGCCCGTTTCTTCATGTTTCTCATCCATCTCGACCCAACTCGTTTCTCATTGGCCTATGGCGACTCACTGACGTCTTTCGAATCCTTTGGAGGACGTACGTTTGACGCAATCGCCAGCATACTCCCTGTGAGGAAGCGATGGGCCAGAGATGAGGATTCCTCTCTTGTAAAGGACAGCCGTTTCAGTCCTGCAGGAGTCCTGGCTCCGAAGGCAAAGACTGACCTGGCATACGTCATGCACTCAGTGTCATGCCTCAGTGAGAGAGGAACGGCAGCCTTTGCCCTGGGCGAAGGGGCCCTGAGCCGGGAAAGGGCTGAGAAGACAATACGAAGCTGGCTTCTGGATAACAACCTTGTCGATGCCGTCATCAGACTCCCGGCCTATGGCCATCATGCAGACACGATGCATCGCCATGTGCTTGTCATACGAAAGGGAAGAAGGGAGGACACCATTCTTTTCATCGATGCATCTTCACAAACTAGAGACAAGAGGCCTTCCTTCATACTGATCAGTGAGATATCCCACATATACAACGAACGAAAGGAAGTGCCCCACTATGCTTGCCTTGTGGACAGGAAAGAGGTCATGGAAAACAGGTGTGATCTCAGGCCTTTCCACTATGTTGAGAGTAGTCACCCTTGCGAAGGGGAAGGGGAAAATTCGCTTATCACAGCCATTGAGAAGACAGACAGTGAGCTTGCATCGTTGGCTGTCCCCCCTACCGCTCTTGCTTCGCTGGGCAGGAAGCTTGATAAGGCCCCTCTCCTTCCTGTTGGCAATGTGGCTGCCATCAAAGGAGGCAAGAACATAAGGTCCCATGCATTCACTGATTCCCCTGAAGGGATTGAATATGTGAGGATATCTGACCTTGCAAACAGTTCCAGTGATTGCCTCCTCGTCAGTTCGTCCGTGCTCAGGATCTCACCGAAGGTAACCACTGCAAGGATGTTTGACAGGGATACGGTGCTTATTCCCAAACATGCCACAAGCATCAAATCGGGCAGGAGGGGGATCTTGGCTAAGAGTTCGGCTGTAGATGGAAACCTTTTGTGCCTTGTCCCACAGGAAGGGGTACGAGAAGAGTACCTGCTGCATGCATTCGGGGCTTGGGCTCGTGGGGTATGGCTCAAGAGAACCAACCACAAGGGAGTACTGCGCTGCAGCGATGCCAATGATGCCATGATCAGGGTTCCCCCTATGGGAGTACAGAAGCAGGTAAGTGAGACAATACGTTCCCTTGAAGCGTCTGAGCGCTTGTTGGAAAAGAGGATCTCCCTGTTGAGAAAACGCTTGGCGATACGTTTGGAGGAACTCATGGCTTCCATTCATGATGCGCCCCACTTCCCTGTTTCTGCTGTTGCGGAAGTCTCGAAGATTCCTGGTTACAAGTATAACAAGTTTGTGAGGTATGCTGATTCGGGTGCATGTATTGCCCTGAGAGGATGCAATGTGAAGAACGGTCGCCTCGATCTGTCAGATGCACAACGTCTTGATGATACGGTCCTGCATGAGATCAGCTCTGCGCTTCTCCATACAGGAGATATCCTGTTCACCTATGTCGGCTCCCTGGGTCATGCCGCTGTGATAGATTGCGATGATCTCTACTATCTGGAGCCTGGCGTAGCCCTGATCAGGGTTGATAAGACAAAATTGCTTCCTGCATATCTGTTCTACTGGTACCTGAACAGCCCCGATTACAGGGTACGTGAGGAAAGGTATGTGAGCAGGAGAAACATTCCTTTCGACCGTATACGAAATTTCAAGATTGGTCTTCCTCCGCTGGAGCGGCAACGAGACATTGTCGAGGAGCTCGAGCGTGAGTACATGGCAAGGATTATTAAGTCCGAAAGAGCATTGTCAGAAGTTCATACCAGTCTTGAAATGCTTGTTTCAAAGCTGGCTCTGTGA
- a CDS encoding acyl-ACP thioesterase domain-containing protein has translation MDIDVNNVGYGSDRIRVVDCDTFYRVKPVKYFAINQEMSAIHADMFGCGHRALLDGDHRAWMIYRTRMYIHHLAAWRTGLEAETWCQEGHRLFFPRAVTAKKVGGGLLFEAYNHWIVLNMEQGRPEKPSYLESRLRYPPTNERWFDPAFPKFPRQEDFSKGVVSRDKVHMDYYDYDYNRHVNNLSYIDWMMASFPYEHLDTYYPSFIDVEWKRQCHHGDALVVETRSKDVNQFLTSIKRIDATGLEEVVFHAVTHWKKRQTVV, from the coding sequence ATGGATATTGATGTCAACAATGTAGGGTATGGGAGCGACCGGATACGGGTTGTCGATTGTGATACGTTCTACCGTGTGAAGCCAGTGAAGTACTTTGCGATCAACCAGGAAATGTCTGCAATACATGCCGATATGTTTGGTTGCGGGCATAGAGCGCTCTTGGACGGTGATCATCGGGCTTGGATGATCTACAGGACCAGGATGTACATACACCACCTTGCTGCATGGAGGACTGGACTCGAGGCTGAGACGTGGTGTCAAGAAGGGCATAGGCTCTTCTTCCCTCGTGCTGTTACGGCAAAGAAAGTGGGTGGAGGGCTTCTGTTTGAGGCATACAACCATTGGATTGTCCTGAATATGGAACAAGGAAGACCCGAAAAGCCGTCATACCTTGAGAGCAGGTTGCGCTATCCGCCTACAAACGAGAGGTGGTTCGATCCTGCTTTTCCGAAGTTCCCTCGACAAGAGGATTTCTCCAAAGGGGTTGTGAGCAGGGACAAGGTGCACATGGACTATTATGACTATGATTACAACAGGCATGTGAACAACCTGAGCTATATTGACTGGATGATGGCCTCCTTTCCCTATGAGCATCTGGATACGTACTATCCTTCTTTCATTGATGTCGAGTGGAAAAGGCAGTGCCACCATGGGGATGCGCTCGTGGTCGAAACGAGAAGCAAGGATGTAAATCAGTTTCTGACCAGTATCAAGAGAATTGATGCTACTGGCCTCGAGGAAGTGGTGTTCCATGCAGTCACGCACTGGAAGAAGAGGCAAACAGTTGTTTGA